From one Pontibacillus sp. HMF3514 genomic stretch:
- a CDS encoding ferritin-like domain-containing protein yields the protein MDAKRKELIDGLNEDLAHEYAASIMYTYNAAVVQGLYYQILKPFFESEIGDEQGHALYLAEKIKTLGGTPTTKPAEVKQLTDVKEMLEEAKRAEEDTIKRYETRKEQAEELGLTELVVKLDDMIADETGHMEEMERLLADPRLQ from the coding sequence ATGGATGCAAAACGCAAAGAACTTATTGATGGTTTAAACGAAGATCTTGCACATGAGTATGCAGCAAGTATTATGTACACGTACAATGCCGCTGTGGTACAGGGACTCTATTATCAGATTTTAAAACCGTTTTTCGAAAGTGAAATTGGTGATGAACAGGGTCACGCTCTGTACTTAGCTGAAAAGATTAAAACATTAGGTGGCACACCAACTACAAAACCAGCTGAAGTTAAACAACTTACTGATGTAAAAGAAATGCTTGAAGAAGCTAAACGAGCTGAAGAAGATACAATCAAACGTTATGAAACGCGTAAGGAGCAAGCAGAAGAGCTAGGTTTAACAGAGCTAGTTGTTAAACTTGATGATATGATCGCTGATGAAACAGGTCATATGGAAGAAATGGAACGCCTTCTTGCTGACCCACGCTTACAATAA
- a CDS encoding phosphatase PAP2 family protein, protein MGEKPTAKTIHVIIFFSTFAIGIASLLTMQVVTETIPSLDIWARELRSGWGNTSLYTFFEDVTVLGSSAFLAPFTLIMAVWLWWRKKDLFASIVLLIGVIGTYAINKGIKFAVQRSRPDWSGAIETDGFSYPSGGAMLSLLCFALVTYFLILHAQKAWSKVILFVITFTAIVLTGFSRYLLGAHYLTDVIAGFSFGFICLSVLIGLYHRFSNQNIASSD, encoded by the coding sequence ATGGGTGAAAAACCAACAGCAAAAACGATACATGTAATAATCTTTTTCAGCACTTTTGCAATAGGGATTGCCAGTTTATTAACGATGCAAGTAGTGACAGAGACAATACCGTCTCTCGATATATGGGCAAGAGAATTGAGAAGTGGGTGGGGGAACACCTCTCTGTACACTTTTTTCGAAGATGTTACAGTACTAGGATCTAGCGCATTTTTAGCTCCGTTCACACTCATAATGGCAGTTTGGTTATGGTGGCGTAAAAAAGATCTATTTGCCTCTATCGTATTATTAATAGGTGTCATAGGAACCTACGCAATAAATAAGGGCATAAAGTTTGCTGTTCAACGCAGTCGTCCTGATTGGAGTGGTGCAATTGAAACCGATGGCTTCAGTTATCCAAGCGGCGGAGCAATGTTGTCGTTACTTTGTTTTGCATTAGTTACGTATTTTCTGATTCTACATGCTCAAAAAGCATGGAGTAAGGTGATTTTATTCGTTATCACTTTCACAGCTATTGTATTGACTGGGTTCAGTCGGTATTTGCTTGGAGCTCATTATTTAACAGATGTTATTGCTGGCTTTTCATTTGGTTTCATTTGTTTAAGTGTTCTTATAGGACTTTATCATAGGTTTTCCAACCAAAACATTGCTTCCTCAGACTAG
- the liaF gene encoding cell wall-active antibiotics response protein LiaF — protein sequence MRNFSVSKIVVAFVFIAIGVFLILANLDVISLEMNDAFIFIYPLLFVLIGLKLVFDGIRGDGDGWPVGAFLVVFGGLLILDRFDIISFQFGDIWSLWPIILVFIGISMFKPKRKSKHVEITTETDNEDEGEDQPKKNRKKKRNFTVGDHSFNEQNWKVEPMDLWNAIGDYHIDFTKAFIPEKDTSIAISGVIGDVKILMPENVAFRVDARIKTGDIKVLDEKSEGINRKLSYQTPDYDEATRKITLDIDFKIGDIRVDKV from the coding sequence ATGAGAAACTTCAGTGTATCGAAAATTGTTGTCGCTTTCGTCTTTATAGCGATTGGTGTATTTCTAATATTGGCGAATCTTGACGTTATTTCCCTGGAAATGAATGATGCGTTTATTTTCATTTATCCATTGTTATTTGTTCTCATAGGGTTGAAGTTAGTTTTTGATGGGATAAGAGGAGACGGTGACGGATGGCCTGTGGGTGCTTTCTTGGTCGTATTCGGAGGTCTTCTTATTTTAGACCGCTTTGATATCATCTCTTTTCAATTCGGAGATATTTGGAGTTTATGGCCAATTATCTTAGTATTCATCGGGATCTCCATGTTTAAGCCGAAAAGAAAATCGAAACATGTGGAGATTACAACAGAAACCGATAATGAAGATGAAGGGGAAGACCAACCCAAAAAAAATCGTAAGAAAAAGCGTAACTTCACTGTTGGAGACCATAGTTTTAACGAACAAAATTGGAAAGTAGAACCGATGGATTTATGGAATGCGATCGGAGACTATCATATTGATTTCACAAAAGCATTTATCCCAGAGAAAGATACATCGATTGCGATCTCAGGTGTGATTGGGGATGTAAAGATACTGATGCCTGAAAACGTAGCTTTTCGTGTTGATGCTCGGATTAAAACAGGCGACATAAAAGTGTTAGATGAGAAGTCTGAAGGGATTAACCGGAAATTAAGCTATCAAACGCCTGACTATGATGAAGCAACACGTAAAATAACCTTGGATATTGACTTTAAAATTGGTGATATTCGAGTTGATAAGGTGTAG
- a CDS encoding sensor histidine kinase gives MLKKLNSIRYKFIRSHLYGLFLITTILLSIFLGLYVSLEPSWLTSEAIFLFIGTMVVVSFFVSLYVGFQSSGQLKEKLDGLSTLITSLSRGNYNSRIHLTPEDEITRIGDELNGLAEKLKTQVRSLQKMADERSEYAKSAHKAATIEERQRLARDLHDAVSQQLFALTMMSQATLRMFDQDPSKAKSQLEEITSMALQAQTEMRALLLHLRPVHLSGDPLDKGIHNLVEELKQKCQIDFDVQIEEVQDVSDGAEEHLFRIVQEALSNILRHSEATSVKLTLKPLNQEIFLHIGDNGKGFEVNQDKKTSYGLKTMQERTEEIGGTFKIRSRPDEGTYIDIRIPV, from the coding sequence ATGCTAAAAAAATTAAATAGCATACGTTATAAGTTCATTCGATCTCATTTGTATGGGTTGTTCTTAATTACAACGATTCTGCTCTCTATTTTTCTAGGGTTATATGTTTCCTTGGAACCATCATGGCTAACGTCAGAAGCGATTTTCCTCTTTATAGGGACCATGGTGGTCGTTTCTTTTTTTGTATCTTTATATGTAGGTTTTCAATCCAGTGGTCAACTTAAAGAAAAATTAGATGGCTTATCTACGTTAATCACTTCTTTATCTAGAGGGAATTACAATTCTCGCATTCATTTAACACCTGAGGATGAAATCACACGCATTGGGGATGAGTTAAATGGCCTTGCTGAGAAATTGAAAACGCAGGTTCGGTCTCTTCAGAAAATGGCAGATGAACGATCTGAATATGCTAAATCCGCTCACAAAGCAGCTACCATTGAAGAGAGACAGCGACTAGCAAGAGATTTGCATGACGCTGTTAGTCAACAATTGTTTGCTCTTACGATGATGTCTCAGGCTACATTACGTATGTTTGATCAAGATCCCTCTAAAGCAAAATCACAACTAGAAGAAATCACCTCTATGGCGTTACAGGCTCAGACAGAAATGAGAGCCCTTCTACTACATCTTCGTCCTGTCCATTTATCAGGGGATCCACTGGATAAAGGGATACATAATTTAGTTGAAGAATTAAAACAAAAATGTCAAATCGATTTTGATGTTCAAATTGAAGAGGTTCAGGATGTGTCGGATGGAGCGGAAGAGCATTTGTTTAGAATTGTTCAGGAAGCTTTATCGAATATTCTTCGTCATTCTGAAGCAACTTCAGTGAAGCTAACTCTAAAACCTTTGAACCAAGAGATATTTTTGCATATTGGTGATAACGGTAAAGGTTTTGAAGTGAACCAAGATAAGAAAACATCCTATGGACTCAAAACGATGCAAGAGCGTACAGAAGAAATCGGTGGAACCTTCAAGATTCGTTCTAGACCTGATGAAGGTACGTATATTGATATAAGAATTCCTGTGTAG
- a CDS encoding response regulator transcription factor — protein MSDSIRVVVIDDHDVVRKGVIAYLMTEPELDIVGEANSGNEGAKVAIKEQPDVVLMDLIMENGTGIEATEKIMKELPDCKIIILTSYYDDEKVFPALEAGAFSYMLKTSSADEIAEAIKKASRGETYIEPKVANKMMTRFRTQEKKPHEDLTERELEVLMCIGDGLTNQEISDKLYIGIKTVKTHVSNILSKLGVYDRTQAAVYAHKNGLIRKQNL, from the coding sequence ATGAGCGATTCAATTCGTGTTGTTGTAATTGATGACCATGATGTTGTTCGAAAAGGTGTCATTGCTTATTTAATGACAGAACCTGAGTTAGATATTGTGGGAGAAGCAAACAGTGGTAACGAAGGGGCTAAAGTTGCTATTAAAGAACAGCCAGATGTCGTATTAATGGATTTAATCATGGAAAATGGTACTGGTATAGAGGCAACGGAAAAAATCATGAAAGAGCTACCTGATTGTAAGATTATTATTCTTACAAGCTATTATGATGATGAAAAAGTTTTCCCTGCACTAGAAGCGGGAGCATTTAGTTATATGCTGAAAACCTCTTCAGCTGATGAGATTGCTGAGGCCATCAAAAAAGCATCTCGTGGAGAAACATACATCGAACCAAAAGTAGCGAATAAGATGATGACTCGTTTTCGAACGCAGGAAAAGAAGCCTCATGAAGATTTAACAGAACGAGAACTAGAAGTGTTAATGTGTATTGGTGATGGTCTTACCAACCAAGAGATCAGTGATAAATTATATATTGGAATTAAAACAGTGAAAACGCATGTTAGTAATATTTTAAGCAAACTTGGTGTATATGATCGTACCCAAGCAGCAGTTTATGCTCACAAAAATGGACTCATTCGTAAGCAAAATTTATAA
- a CDS encoding disulfide oxidoreductase yields MNQKSEVVLFIAWVQAVIAVLGSLYFSEVKDFIPCEMCWFQRILMYPLVLLYGISLIKKDLRYAEAGLYMSGIGILVSAYHYGIQKVPALQHGGGSCGIVPCDGQYINLFGFITIPFLAGTAFIVIFTCHLWLKRKVK; encoded by the coding sequence ATGAATCAAAAAAGTGAAGTAGTCTTATTCATAGCATGGGTCCAAGCTGTAATTGCAGTTTTGGGTAGTTTATATTTTTCAGAAGTAAAAGACTTTATTCCTTGTGAGATGTGCTGGTTCCAGCGGATTTTAATGTATCCTCTGGTGTTATTGTATGGCATCTCATTAATCAAAAAGGATTTACGATATGCTGAAGCTGGTTTGTACATGAGTGGAATCGGCATTCTTGTTTCCGCTTATCATTATGGCATTCAAAAGGTACCTGCTCTCCAACATGGTGGAGGTAGTTGTGGTATCGTTCCATGTGATGGTCAGTACATCAATTTGTTTGGATTTATAACGATTCCTTTCCTTGCAGGGACTGCGTTTATTGTAATCTTTACTTGCCACCTGTGGTTAAAGCGAAAAGTTAAGTAA
- the sleB gene encoding spore cortex-lytic enzyme, whose product MKKALITLMTIFSVATAVFVVTPATQVKAATPILEQGDQYGHVWGAQNRLKQLGLYKGELDGLFGPLTEQAVIDFQRSRGLTVDGIMGQNTWKALRNETFTQKEIQMIAQIIHGEARGEPFEGKVAVASVVLNRLHHEDFPNSIKGIIFESRAFTAVQDKQYYLTPNNEAYKAAYAAIKGWDPTQNSTFYFNPKTATSDWIWTREQIKQIGKHIFAK is encoded by the coding sequence ATGAAGAAAGCACTCATTACCCTTATGACTATATTTTCAGTTGCTACTGCCGTTTTTGTGGTTACACCAGCTACACAAGTTAAGGCTGCAACACCAATACTAGAACAAGGTGATCAATACGGGCATGTATGGGGTGCTCAGAATCGCCTCAAACAACTCGGTTTATATAAAGGTGAATTAGACGGATTATTTGGTCCGTTAACTGAACAAGCCGTTATCGATTTTCAACGTAGCAGAGGATTAACTGTGGACGGCATTATGGGTCAAAACACATGGAAAGCGCTACGCAATGAAACATTCACACAAAAAGAAATACAGATGATAGCCCAAATCATCCATGGTGAAGCTCGCGGCGAACCGTTTGAAGGAAAAGTTGCTGTGGCTTCTGTTGTACTAAACCGACTGCATCATGAAGATTTTCCAAATAGCATCAAAGGAATTATCTTTGAATCACGAGCTTTCACAGCAGTACAGGATAAGCAGTATTATTTAACACCAAACAATGAAGCATACAAGGCTGCTTATGCGGCCATCAAAGGATGGGACCCAACTCAGAACTCAACCTTCTATTTCAATCCAAAAACCGCTACGTCCGATTGGATTTGGACACGTGAACAAATCAAACAAATTGGAAAGCACATTTTTGCAAAATAA
- a CDS encoding antibiotic biosynthesis monooxygenase, whose product MRVYMTSGTYEYLKSIQEKHGESTVLLMQGEDKTLAYTEEENIFQEPFVYEVVDQVGDMQEQGFVIMNNIPVTDEGRPLFEDRFKNRAGSVEDSPGFQAIRILRPTQGNTYIVLTQWDSVDSFEKWKNSQSFQKAHQNSGPESKEKPPFVAGPAYLTQYNMVSE is encoded by the coding sequence ATGAGAGTTTATATGACAAGTGGTACTTATGAGTATTTAAAAAGCATTCAAGAAAAACACGGTGAATCAACGGTCCTGCTTATGCAAGGGGAAGATAAAACTTTAGCTTACACAGAAGAAGAAAATATTTTTCAAGAACCGTTTGTGTACGAAGTTGTTGATCAAGTAGGAGACATGCAGGAGCAAGGGTTTGTGATTATGAATAATATCCCTGTAACTGATGAAGGGCGACCATTATTTGAGGATCGTTTCAAGAACAGAGCTGGTTCTGTTGAAGATTCACCTGGCTTCCAGGCAATCCGTATCCTACGTCCTACTCAAGGGAATACATACATTGTGTTAACCCAGTGGGACTCTGTAGACAGCTTTGAAAAATGGAAAAACTCTCAGTCATTTCAAAAAGCACACCAAAATTCAGGACCAGAAAGCAAAGAGAAACCACCTTTTGTAGCAGGTCCTGCTTATTTAACGCAATATAATATGGTAAGTGAATAG
- a CDS encoding transglycosylase domain-containing protein, which produces MKWNLNTLHPKRWGKKTRWAVIALISTILLTIGGYYLLLMGGKSVVDKKLLVLDQASQIETADGEVLTKLYKQNRTVVSIDEIPQHVEDAFIAIEDTRFYEHSGIDLKAIARAIYRDIIAMEKVEGGSTITQQLSKNLFLTNDKTWTRKFKEIMAALYLEQEVSKERILQYYLNTIYFGNGIYGVEEASQYFFNKPIEKLTISEGALLAALPKAPNYYDPVEHPERAKQRRNLVLNRMHETGMVSTEKVVQLQRKTLGIERGNPEKKPWMNSYIDLVIKEATEEYDLSKEELYQGGFRIVVGVDQDIQESSYEAMQNDDYFPGSTKGVEGSFLLMEEKTGRIVAAHGGRNYQRGDLNRIHIKQQPGSVMKPLAVYGPALDLPNYQPYSVLEDKKRSYGEYQPENYDNRYEGQVSLYKALQQSKNAPAVWLLNKMGVDYAKDYLNKMGMNLSENGLSIALGGLKEGVTPMDMVRSYRSFIHGGEMIEPHTILKIYNQNGELVSHHKDETKQIFQPQTAWSMTRMLQSVVKDGTARAGSYSKALAGKTGSTQHPMVSGKTNDAWFVGYTPNYVGAVWMGYDKIDKNHYLNSGSAYPTRLIKDVLSKIDQKRDLQASFVKPEGVEDVPEPIELPVIDDLQGTLSFGSLTLIKGKLTWTPSSDNRVVYRIYRVESGQDAKVGEVTGKGSYQLDRVKLFDEEVYYVVPYNPLTKLEGEPSNRVKVSLDW; this is translated from the coding sequence TTGAAGTGGAATCTAAATACACTTCACCCAAAGAGATGGGGGAAGAAAACCAGGTGGGCGGTTATCGCGCTCATATCTACTATTCTTCTAACCATTGGTGGCTATTATTTGCTGCTTATGGGAGGGAAGAGTGTGGTTGATAAGAAGTTACTCGTATTAGACCAAGCCTCTCAAATCGAAACAGCTGATGGGGAGGTACTTACCAAATTATATAAACAGAATCGGACAGTCGTTTCGATTGATGAAATACCTCAACATGTTGAGGATGCATTTATCGCAATTGAAGACACACGATTTTATGAACACAGTGGGATTGATTTAAAAGCCATTGCGAGAGCGATTTATCGGGACATTATTGCCATGGAAAAAGTGGAGGGCGGAAGTACCATTACACAACAGCTCTCGAAAAACCTATTCCTAACTAATGATAAAACGTGGACGCGTAAGTTTAAGGAAATTATGGCAGCACTTTATCTTGAGCAGGAAGTCAGTAAAGAACGAATTCTTCAATACTATTTAAATACGATCTATTTCGGAAATGGGATTTATGGTGTAGAAGAGGCTTCTCAGTATTTTTTTAACAAACCAATTGAAAAGCTTACGATCTCTGAGGGAGCACTCTTAGCTGCTTTACCCAAAGCTCCGAACTACTATGACCCAGTTGAACACCCTGAACGGGCTAAACAACGAAGGAACCTCGTGCTAAACCGAATGCATGAGACAGGCATGGTCTCCACGGAAAAAGTCGTGCAACTACAACGAAAAACGCTTGGGATCGAAAGAGGGAACCCAGAGAAAAAGCCCTGGATGAATAGTTACATTGATCTTGTGATTAAAGAAGCAACAGAAGAATATGACCTGAGCAAGGAAGAGTTATATCAGGGAGGTTTTCGCATTGTAGTTGGTGTTGACCAGGATATACAAGAATCCTCCTATGAAGCCATGCAAAATGACGACTATTTCCCAGGTTCTACAAAAGGGGTAGAAGGTTCATTTCTGTTAATGGAAGAGAAGACAGGCCGTATCGTGGCTGCTCATGGTGGGCGTAATTATCAAAGAGGTGACTTGAACCGCATCCATATTAAACAACAACCTGGTTCTGTGATGAAGCCTTTAGCTGTTTATGGTCCTGCGCTTGATCTACCAAACTACCAACCTTACTCCGTTTTAGAGGATAAAAAACGTTCCTATGGGGAGTATCAGCCTGAGAACTATGACAATCGTTATGAGGGGCAGGTCTCCTTATACAAGGCATTACAGCAATCCAAAAATGCTCCTGCGGTTTGGCTTTTGAACAAAATGGGTGTTGACTATGCTAAGGATTATTTAAATAAGATGGGCATGAACCTATCTGAAAATGGTCTTTCTATAGCGCTTGGAGGATTAAAGGAAGGTGTGACACCAATGGATATGGTGAGGTCATATCGTTCCTTCATTCACGGTGGTGAAATGATTGAACCTCATACGATTTTAAAAATCTACAATCAAAATGGGGAACTTGTGAGCCATCATAAAGATGAAACGAAGCAAATCTTCCAACCGCAAACTGCTTGGAGTATGACTAGAATGCTTCAATCAGTAGTTAAAGATGGTACAGCCCGTGCTGGATCCTATTCAAAAGCTCTGGCAGGGAAAACTGGATCAACCCAACATCCTATGGTGTCTGGCAAAACAAATGATGCTTGGTTTGTAGGCTATACGCCGAACTATGTTGGGGCTGTATGGATGGGCTATGACAAAATTGATAAGAACCATTATTTAAACAGTGGAAGCGCCTATCCTACCCGACTGATAAAAGATGTTTTATCTAAAATAGATCAAAAAAGAGACCTACAAGCTTCTTTTGTGAAACCTGAAGGAGTAGAGGATGTTCCTGAGCCGATTGAACTTCCTGTAATCGATGATCTTCAAGGTACGCTATCATTTGGTTCCCTTACTCTAATTAAAGGAAAACTGACATGGACTCCTTCTTCTGATAATCGAGTCGTTTACCGTATTTACCGTGTTGAAAGCGGGCAAGATGCTAAAGTTGGAGAAGTAACTGGAAAGGGATCTTATCAATTAGATCGAGTCAAACTTTTTGATGAAGAAGTTTATTATGTTGTTCCTTACAATCCTTTAACAAAATTAGAAGGCGAACCATCTAACCGAGTAAAAGTATCATTAGATTGGTAA
- the hemE gene encoding uroporphyrinogen decarboxylase has product MTNTFNDTILKAFRGEPTDHVPVWFMRQAGRSQPEYRKLKEKYSLFEITHQPELCAYVTRLPVEQYNVDAAILYKDIMSPLPAIGVDVEIKKGIGPVIDNPIRSKADVEKLGEIDPDSDVPYVLDTIRLLTREQLNVPLIGFSGAPFTLASYMIEGGPSKNYNKTKAMMYADSEAWFKLMDKLADMTITYVKAQIRAGAKAIQIFDSWVGALNVQDYRTFIKPVMERIFSELREENVPLIMFGVGAGHLAKDWHDLPLDVVGLDWRTSITEARNMGIQKPVQGNLDPAILLADWDTIETRTKAILDQGMQQPGYIFNLGHGVFPEVNPETLRRLTEFVHNYSKKA; this is encoded by the coding sequence ATGACAAATACATTTAATGATACGATTTTGAAAGCGTTTCGGGGAGAGCCTACAGATCATGTACCAGTATGGTTTATGCGTCAGGCTGGACGTTCTCAGCCGGAGTATAGAAAATTAAAAGAGAAATATTCTCTTTTTGAAATTACACATCAACCTGAATTATGTGCATATGTGACTAGACTACCTGTTGAGCAGTACAACGTAGATGCTGCGATTTTATATAAAGACATTATGTCTCCATTACCTGCGATCGGTGTAGATGTAGAAATCAAGAAAGGCATTGGTCCGGTTATTGATAACCCAATCCGTTCAAAAGCTGATGTGGAAAAGCTTGGCGAGATTGATCCAGATTCGGATGTGCCTTATGTACTTGATACGATTCGTTTATTAACAAGAGAACAGCTTAATGTTCCTTTAATCGGGTTTAGCGGAGCTCCATTTACACTTGCAAGCTACATGATTGAAGGTGGCCCTTCTAAAAACTACAATAAAACCAAAGCGATGATGTATGCGGATTCGGAAGCATGGTTCAAGCTAATGGATAAATTAGCTGACATGACCATTACGTATGTAAAAGCTCAAATTCGAGCTGGAGCGAAAGCTATTCAGATTTTTGATTCATGGGTAGGAGCATTAAATGTACAAGACTACCGTACATTTATTAAGCCTGTCATGGAACGTATTTTCTCAGAGTTACGTGAAGAAAATGTACCACTTATTATGTTCGGTGTAGGAGCAGGTCACTTAGCAAAAGACTGGCATGACCTACCACTTGATGTTGTTGGTTTAGACTGGCGTACATCGATTACAGAAGCACGTAACATGGGAATTCAAAAGCCAGTTCAGGGTAATCTGGATCCTGCTATTCTTTTAGCTGACTGGGATACGATCGAAACTCGTACGAAAGCTATTTTAGATCAAGGTATGCAACAGCCTGGATACATTTTTAACCTAGGTCATGGTGTATTCCCTGAAGTAAATCCAGAAACGTTACGACGCTTAACGGAATTTGTTCATAACTATTCGAAAAAAGCATAA
- the hemH gene encoding ferrochelatase, producing MAKKKMGLLVMAYGTPYKEEDLERYYTHIRRGRKPSQESLDELRERYQAIGGISPLARITREQAEALESKLNEIQDDIEFNLYLGLKHIDPFIEDAVEQMANDGIEEAVSIVLAPHYSTFSVKSYNGRAQEESEKYGKPTIYSVESWYDEPGFIQYWTEALRKVYEEMSAEEREKAVTIFSAHSLPEKILQNGDPYPEQLQTTADLIARQLQIQNYEIGWQSEGNTPDPWIGPDVQDLTRDLYNEKGYRTFVYAPVGFVSDHLEVLFDNDYECKVVTDELGASYYRPEMPNDHPLFIQTLADVVLKKAQQ from the coding sequence ATGGCAAAGAAAAAGATGGGCTTACTCGTCATGGCCTATGGAACTCCTTATAAAGAGGAAGACTTGGAGCGCTATTACACACATATTCGTAGAGGAAGAAAGCCGTCCCAGGAGAGTCTTGATGAATTACGCGAACGATATCAAGCGATTGGTGGGATATCGCCTCTAGCACGTATAACACGTGAACAGGCTGAAGCTTTAGAGTCAAAACTTAATGAAATTCAAGATGATATTGAATTTAACCTTTACTTAGGGTTAAAGCACATCGACCCGTTCATTGAAGATGCTGTTGAACAAATGGCGAATGACGGCATCGAAGAAGCGGTTTCCATTGTGTTAGCCCCTCATTATTCAACATTTAGTGTGAAGTCGTATAATGGACGTGCTCAAGAAGAGTCCGAAAAATATGGAAAACCGACGATTTACTCTGTTGAAAGCTGGTACGATGAACCAGGCTTTATCCAATATTGGACGGAAGCGCTGCGCAAAGTCTATGAAGAAATGTCTGCTGAAGAGCGTGAAAAGGCAGTTACAATCTTCTCTGCACATAGCTTACCAGAGAAAATTTTACAAAATGGCGACCCATACCCAGAGCAGCTTCAAACAACTGCTGATTTAATCGCTCGTCAACTACAGATTCAAAACTATGAAATCGGCTGGCAAAGTGAAGGGAACACACCTGACCCATGGATCGGCCCTGATGTACAGGATCTAACGCGTGATCTTTACAATGAAAAAGGCTACCGTACATTCGTTTATGCTCCAGTTGGTTTCGTATCGGATCACTTAGAAGTTTTATTTGATAATGACTATGAGTGTAAAGTTGTAACGGATGAGCTAGGAGCAAGCTATTATCGTCCGGAAATGCCTAATGATCATCCATTATTCATACAAACATTAGCAGATGTTGTATTGAAAAAAGCTCAACAGTAG